Proteins found in one Brevibacillus brevis genomic segment:
- a CDS encoding RHS repeat-associated core domain-containing protein translates to MKHFSIKSLMIVVLCLALCTTMLPLGTTFANESSPVSISHVTSGEKAVTPDTAIEEIQQSMGESITNDKGEVKNPIEYTETDISSLTWTQLETDTVFDIHRSFDRALLKFAAYFYSELLQLLTAEEQEEVKRLSSEQIITQFENLSQESKDLLQRLTPLVLSKINELKQLEEQMEVQSTTPPPVKYTEKDQEFRFARSKTEQSVDDLYRAANLVEQDLYLPGKHGLDLDIKRRYHSLSSKISAPSWDEDFSKNEALKSNEKFATGWDFNMPRLDIVTREQAVTVRDDPYNPGQQIYSTKVDKDPSSNRYYITLEDGTSLEYRFNKFVNYPYQDIFFTIDDVNRKYTLHYRNLKYEFDVTLGTVVKSNIYGDTIKYNLNSDGEPVSIEDSVGRYVVLKRKQNDTTQDLIVYKDKTETTVLKHIRYHFERKLALSGYHQLVRVEVLPTAGSGSSAYTVARYAYHDPKTKGIAYFNLNKNYTLEKLPTDQALQDSAKFWESDVAKRSEIDYLLMQEAFYPLQGLKINYDYRPYQLGQTTFNDGLVRIFQDKHALSYVSYHPVNKVSYSYTQKTPSGTNTYKLEKSYTDNGNFREVWKVPKEKLPRLKNFADRHGDTIHVTESEASRYTKNSIYKVNQDGNPLLRSEKTTGISKGGTNVSGAKYRVEYNPTTYTTYAYSGRNTKPTYQYVFLEPTSSVSDLDVYNHYLKDPNVSKRAQYAAKINNYAQETYLEYNHYGQLIKQIAPDGIMSTWTYDEVALNPWGFRTFSVLKAARTQSTTASGDPYYSNTTFEYNDQYLLRKETEINSFPANLINTPKSQSVERTYEYTNKQLYSITENFGGGKTRTQTFTAYDQYGIQPTQIALAGVELESGKSDVLNFSYEIDDKGQIKSQTYPNGSKATYEYDELGRPLSETFHNQGAKRSITYVYRDGEASGATTEGPGIVEKIAPDSSKLITYYTPYGDTAYQEQVGTTGTKRPLVENEFTPDGLEVSRMVPFGKQGESTSYLYDWDGFLYQTTNALGTTKNHRNNAYSDGSKYLPRLTEQTLSPNGLIVTTYRDLYGRVESTEETTQSGSHHRETNYQTDRFGKVTHKEISDGKTSQAWSMRFDHNDNLVYLQDPENNVNVYGYDTLGNLTSVLENGTTTAEYTYNSLAWKLSEKNPETRAETYTYDKSGLVKSYKDKNGVTFNYDYSPFHELTKVSSGTAFYEERVYDPQSGLLLSENNHTGNSISYGYDGFHRKNRQTMMGKDYQLLYSDNDDSVDTLVYPARSAVSGSAPSLSVGYTYDNANRLNSVAIPGVGTTTYTYDISNTGETNAVSYPGQPTAMQQSVSSFGEKTALNHADGWNETNGYDLFGNITSQKRSGTNYGLFVYDKLSRIKEESVEGNVKQYAYDKRGNRQVYANAPGNILSSYEMKHDLFNRLQEYKDEKGTTTYTYYPGGLRATKQQTGSVTDTTNYVYLNGQVIEELTQDGRVKARNVFGNQLIWRKDYAANLEGTYYYNSHGDVVKLKDPNGNVLNTYDYDIWGNLIADKVKETMSSPFTYAGEMFDKESGFYYLRARYYDPKIGRFISEDTYKGQVDNPLSMNRYTYTHNNPLRFVDPSGHDAIEGTGGTGEERNWWQKMMDYADAHRAQFDSLSPKEQADELMPLGINFGMSGKILSSSTKVVSSNSLRRIGIDILDKMEKSGGHLVAKHVSMTNQELIKRAIQEGVDATSFYSKSHATLAIQENLRNNADNIVNWLADQNSRVTTVFEFTHKYPVGKGAIEATKKIQDGLRSSRVVLVKDSSMEYGFRILTGFPIFK, encoded by the coding sequence ATGAAACATTTTTCCATAAAATCACTCATGATCGTTGTGCTTTGCCTTGCATTATGCACGACAATGTTGCCGCTTGGAACGACGTTCGCAAATGAATCCTCCCCCGTGTCCATCTCTCATGTAACCTCAGGTGAGAAAGCAGTAACACCAGACACGGCAATCGAAGAGATTCAACAATCCATGGGCGAGTCAATCACCAATGACAAAGGAGAAGTAAAAAATCCAATCGAGTACACGGAAACGGATATTTCTTCGCTTACATGGACGCAGCTAGAGACTGACACTGTTTTTGACATTCATCGCAGTTTTGACAGAGCATTGTTAAAATTCGCAGCCTATTTCTATTCCGAGCTGCTGCAATTACTAACAGCAGAAGAACAAGAAGAAGTCAAACGTCTTTCCTCTGAGCAGATTATCACCCAATTCGAGAATCTGAGTCAGGAAAGCAAAGACCTCTTGCAGCGGTTAACTCCTCTCGTTTTATCTAAAATCAATGAATTGAAACAACTGGAAGAACAGATGGAGGTCCAATCCACTACTCCACCCCCGGTAAAATACACCGAAAAGGATCAGGAGTTTCGTTTTGCTCGTTCAAAAACAGAGCAATCCGTCGATGATCTATACCGTGCTGCGAACCTGGTCGAGCAAGATCTCTACTTGCCAGGAAAGCATGGACTGGATCTGGACATAAAACGCAGATACCACTCCCTGAGCAGTAAAATCAGTGCGCCAAGCTGGGATGAGGACTTTTCCAAGAATGAAGCACTGAAGTCCAATGAGAAATTTGCAACCGGCTGGGATTTTAATATGCCCAGATTGGATATTGTCACCCGGGAGCAGGCCGTAACGGTAAGGGACGACCCCTATAATCCAGGTCAACAAATTTACTCTACCAAAGTAGACAAAGATCCATCGAGTAATCGGTATTACATTACTTTAGAGGACGGCACATCTTTAGAATACCGGTTCAACAAGTTTGTGAATTATCCGTATCAAGACATCTTCTTCACGATTGACGATGTGAATCGGAAGTACACGCTGCATTACCGCAATTTGAAGTACGAGTTTGATGTCACGTTGGGAACGGTCGTCAAATCCAATATTTATGGGGACACGATCAAGTACAACCTGAATAGCGATGGAGAGCCGGTGAGCATAGAAGACAGTGTCGGCCGTTATGTGGTGCTGAAACGAAAGCAAAACGACACCACGCAGGATTTGATTGTCTACAAAGACAAGACAGAGACCACCGTACTCAAGCACATTCGCTACCATTTTGAACGAAAGCTCGCATTGAGCGGTTACCATCAGCTTGTTCGCGTAGAAGTCCTGCCGACAGCAGGGAGCGGAAGCAGCGCATATACAGTGGCCCGGTATGCCTATCATGATCCCAAAACAAAGGGCATTGCCTATTTCAATTTAAACAAAAACTATACGCTGGAAAAGCTGCCTACAGATCAAGCCCTACAGGATTCAGCGAAGTTCTGGGAGTCCGATGTAGCGAAACGCTCGGAAATCGATTACTTGCTCATGCAAGAAGCGTTTTATCCCTTGCAGGGCTTAAAAATCAATTACGATTACCGCCCCTATCAATTAGGTCAAACTACCTTCAATGACGGACTCGTACGAATTTTTCAAGACAAGCATGCCTTGAGCTATGTATCCTACCATCCTGTCAATAAAGTATCGTACAGCTATACACAGAAAACACCGAGCGGTACAAATACGTATAAGCTGGAAAAGAGCTATACAGATAACGGCAATTTCCGTGAGGTATGGAAGGTGCCAAAGGAAAAGCTGCCCAGATTGAAGAATTTTGCGGATCGACATGGGGATACCATTCATGTCACCGAATCAGAGGCATCCCGTTACACGAAGAATTCCATTTACAAGGTCAATCAAGACGGAAATCCTTTGCTGAGAAGTGAGAAAACGACAGGCATTAGTAAAGGCGGAACAAATGTATCTGGCGCGAAGTACCGGGTCGAGTATAATCCCACTACCTACACGACCTACGCCTACTCCGGGCGGAATACAAAGCCGACGTATCAGTACGTTTTTCTCGAACCGACTTCGTCCGTTAGCGATCTGGATGTGTACAATCACTACCTGAAAGACCCGAATGTTTCCAAGCGTGCTCAGTATGCTGCCAAGATCAACAATTACGCACAAGAGACGTATTTGGAATACAACCATTATGGACAACTGATCAAGCAGATTGCGCCAGACGGGATTATGAGTACATGGACATATGATGAGGTGGCGCTGAATCCATGGGGCTTCCGGACCTTCTCCGTATTGAAGGCAGCCCGAACGCAATCTACGACAGCATCCGGTGATCCTTACTATTCGAATACCACCTTTGAGTACAACGATCAATATTTGCTTCGGAAGGAAACGGAGATCAACTCGTTCCCTGCCAATTTAATCAATACACCCAAGAGTCAATCGGTTGAACGGACCTACGAGTACACAAACAAACAGCTTTATTCGATAACGGAGAACTTTGGCGGAGGAAAAACACGGACGCAGACCTTTACCGCTTATGATCAATACGGAATTCAGCCTACGCAGATCGCACTCGCCGGAGTGGAGCTGGAAAGCGGAAAATCGGATGTGCTGAATTTTTCCTACGAAATCGATGACAAAGGCCAAATCAAAAGTCAGACCTATCCGAACGGAAGCAAGGCTACCTATGAATACGATGAGTTAGGAAGACCTCTTTCGGAGACTTTTCATAATCAAGGCGCAAAACGAAGCATTACGTATGTCTATCGGGACGGCGAAGCTTCTGGGGCGACGACAGAGGGACCGGGCATCGTGGAGAAAATTGCACCGGATTCATCGAAGCTCATCACCTACTACACCCCATATGGAGATACGGCCTATCAAGAGCAGGTAGGCACAACAGGTACGAAACGTCCCTTGGTAGAAAACGAGTTCACGCCGGATGGGTTAGAGGTTAGCCGCATGGTTCCTTTTGGGAAGCAGGGGGAAAGCACCTCGTATCTGTATGACTGGGATGGCTTTTTGTATCAAACGACGAATGCACTTGGAACTACCAAGAATCATCGAAACAATGCCTACTCGGATGGATCGAAATATTTGCCGCGCTTGACGGAACAAACGCTCTCTCCCAATGGGCTCATCGTAACCACCTATCGCGACTTGTATGGAAGAGTGGAGAGCACAGAGGAGACGACCCAAAGTGGCAGTCACCATCGCGAGACAAACTATCAGACTGATCGATTCGGGAAAGTAACCCATAAAGAAATCTCTGACGGCAAGACTTCCCAAGCGTGGAGTATGCGCTTCGATCATAACGACAATCTCGTATATTTGCAGGACCCGGAAAATAACGTAAACGTGTATGGCTACGATACGCTAGGCAATCTCACCAGTGTTCTGGAAAATGGCACGACTACGGCAGAATATACCTACAATAGTTTGGCATGGAAGCTCTCCGAGAAGAATCCGGAAACGAGAGCAGAGACGTACACCTACGATAAAAGCGGTCTTGTGAAGAGCTACAAGGACAAAAACGGCGTCACGTTCAACTACGACTATTCGCCTTTCCATGAACTGACGAAAGTTTCTTCTGGTACAGCCTTCTATGAAGAGCGCGTGTACGATCCACAGTCTGGTCTGCTTTTGAGCGAAAATAACCACACAGGAAACTCTATCAGCTATGGCTACGATGGATTCCATCGGAAGAATCGCCAGACGATGATGGGCAAAGACTACCAGCTTCTTTATTCAGACAATGACGATTCGGTAGATACACTTGTATACCCTGCACGAAGTGCGGTATCTGGTTCTGCCCCATCTCTTAGTGTCGGGTACACCTATGACAACGCGAACAGATTGAATTCGGTGGCGATTCCAGGAGTCGGAACGACCACGTACACGTACGATATCAGCAACACAGGTGAAACCAATGCTGTATCGTATCCGGGACAACCGACAGCGATGCAGCAATCGGTCAGCTCATTCGGTGAAAAAACAGCCTTGAATCACGCAGACGGCTGGAACGAGACTAATGGCTACGATCTGTTTGGCAATATCACTAGTCAAAAGCGCTCCGGTACGAATTATGGATTGTTTGTGTACGACAAGCTTTCCCGGATCAAGGAAGAATCGGTGGAAGGAAACGTTAAGCAGTATGCCTATGATAAGCGCGGCAACCGCCAAGTGTATGCCAATGCTCCTGGTAATATCTTAAGCTCCTATGAAATGAAGCACGATTTATTTAATCGTTTGCAGGAGTATAAGGACGAGAAAGGGACGACGACGTACACGTATTATCCAGGTGGACTGCGGGCGACGAAGCAACAGACTGGTAGTGTGACGGATACGACCAATTACGTTTACCTGAATGGGCAAGTCATTGAAGAGCTCACGCAGGATGGCAGGGTCAAAGCGCGGAATGTGTTTGGTAACCAGTTGATTTGGAGGAAAGACTACGCGGCGAATCTTGAAGGTACCTACTATTACAACAGCCACGGGGATGTTGTTAAGCTCAAAGACCCGAACGGCAACGTCCTGAATACGTATGACTATGACATTTGGGGTAACTTGATCGCGGATAAGGTCAAGGAGACGATGTCTAGCCCGTTTACGTATGCGGGGGAGATGTTTGACAAGGAGAGCGGGTTTTACTACCTGCGTGCCCGGTATTATGATCCGAAGATAGGGAGGTTTATCTCGGAGGATACGTATAAAGGGCAAGTGGATAATCCATTGTCGATGAATCGGTATACGTATACGCATAATAATCCGTTGAGGTTTGTTGATCCGAGCGGACATGATGCCATAGAAGGAACCGGTGGAACTGGTGAGGAACGTAATTGGTGGCAGAAGATGATGGATTATGCTGACGCCCATCGAGCACAATTTGACAGTTTATCTCCTAAGGAACAAGCTGATGAATTAATGCCACTTGGAATAAACTTTGGCATGTCTGGCAAAATCCTAAGCAGTTCGACCAAAGTTGTTTCTAGCAATTCTTTAAGAAGAATTGGTATAGATATTTTGGATAAAATGGAAAAATCGGGTGGTCACCTGGTAGCTAAGCATGTATCAATGACTAACCAAGAGCTTATAAAAAGAGCGATTCAAGAAGGGGTCGATGCTACTAGTTTTTATAGCAAATCTCATGCAACATTAGCAATTCAAGAAAATTTAAGAAATAATGCAGATAACATCGTAAATTGGCTGGCTGATCAGAATTCGCGAGTTACAACAGTTTTTGAGTTCACACATAAGTATCCTGTTGGGAAAGGGGCTATAGAAGCAACGAAGAAAATTCAAGACGGTTTAAGGAGTAGTAGGGTTGTATTAGTGAAAGATTCTTCTATGGAGTACGGATTTAGAATATTGACAGGGTTCCCAATATTTAAGTGA